A portion of the Algisphaera agarilytica genome contains these proteins:
- a CDS encoding DUF3568 family protein gives MITAAALAVPLTFVPGCGVELAVIGAAASAASQGAAVYKRGKLTGSWMGPFDLVVAAGEIAMGDLGFVITDSNGDVEEGKWKIVAVDEDGEKVTIKIDRKTHRLTEFQIDVTWFGQEATARLILKRMALAIDIETYEDGTGNIIRAYVPPPEPEASTEPEPAPPSEETP, from the coding sequence GTGATCACCGCCGCGGCACTCGCCGTGCCGTTGACGTTTGTGCCGGGCTGTGGCGTCGAGCTGGCCGTGATCGGGGCGGCGGCGTCGGCCGCGTCTCAGGGCGCAGCGGTTTACAAACGCGGCAAGCTCACCGGGTCGTGGATGGGGCCGTTCGACCTGGTCGTGGCCGCGGGCGAGATCGCGATGGGCGACCTGGGCTTTGTCATCACCGATTCCAACGGCGACGTTGAAGAAGGCAAATGGAAAATCGTCGCGGTCGATGAAGACGGCGAGAAAGTCACCATCAAAATCGACCGCAAGACCCACCGCCTCACCGAGTTTCAGATCGACGTCACGTGGTTCGGCCAGGAAGCCACCGCCCGCCTCATCCTCAAACGCATGGCGTTGGCGATCGACATCGAGACCTACGAGGACGGCACGGGCAACATCATCCGCGCCTACGTCCCGCCGCCGGAGCCCGAGGCGTCAACCGAGCCCGAGCCTGCCCCCCCTTCCGAGGAGACCCCATGA
- a CDS encoding META domain-containing protein has translation MNFAPAFCLAVSCVACFMLAGCISPQANEGDWEIVSGQTWNLTRLNGKAPITATDGNLEPLSLELSNDGRAAGFAGVNRFFGSYESTPQGDIQFAALGATRMFRDDPPGLMDQEQAFFETLSAIDAYRLQDGNLILLSAGKKLLVFEPAPEQPAATPE, from the coding sequence ATGAACTTCGCCCCCGCGTTCTGCCTTGCCGTGTCGTGCGTCGCTTGCTTCATGTTGGCGGGATGCATCAGCCCCCAGGCCAACGAAGGCGATTGGGAGATCGTCTCCGGGCAAACCTGGAACCTCACGCGTCTGAACGGCAAAGCGCCGATCACCGCAACCGATGGCAACCTCGAGCCCCTCTCGCTGGAGCTGTCCAACGACGGCCGCGCCGCGGGCTTCGCCGGGGTCAACCGCTTCTTCGGAAGCTACGAATCGACGCCGCAGGGCGATATCCAATTCGCCGCGCTAGGCGCCACACGCATGTTCAGGGACGACCCCCCTGGACTGATGGACCAGGAGCAGGCGTTCTTCGAGACGCTCAGCGCGATCGATGCCTACCGACTCCAGGACGGCAATCTGATCCTGCTCAGCGCGGGCAAGAAACTGCTGGTCTTCGAACCCGCCCCCGAGCAGCCTGCCGCTACTCCCGAATAA
- a CDS encoding type II secretion system protein, whose protein sequence is MHQRARYSGTARASHGFSLIEILIVVVILGVLTAIVLPQFADATKQSGKSVFVSNLRHYTEAAQLYMFDTGEFPPDSSSGQIPPGFGDYIDEGKWSAGTPIGGVWDLEYQDLGGVQSAIGVHFDGTGMTRDDIYMREIDELVDDGDLSTGNFRKFEDGRYYRIIRE, encoded by the coding sequence ATGCATCAACGAGCCAGGTATTCCGGCACGGCCCGCGCTTCTCACGGTTTCTCCCTCATCGAGATCCTGATTGTTGTGGTGATCCTCGGCGTGCTGACCGCGATCGTCCTTCCGCAGTTTGCCGACGCGACCAAGCAGTCGGGCAAGTCTGTCTTTGTCTCCAACCTCCGCCACTACACCGAGGCGGCCCAGCTCTATATGTTCGACACCGGCGAGTTCCCGCCCGACTCGTCGTCAGGGCAAATCCCGCCTGGCTTCGGCGACTACATCGACGAAGGCAAATGGTCGGCGGGGACACCGATCGGTGGGGTCTGGGACCTCGAATACCAGGACCTCGGTGGCGTGCAGTCGGCGATCGGCGTGCACTTCGACGGCACCGGCATGACTCGCGACGACATCTACATGCGTGAGATCGACGAGTTGGTCGACGACGGCGATCTGAGCACCGGCAACTTCCGCAAGTTCGAAGACGGTCGGTACTACCGCATTATTCGGGAGTAG
- a CDS encoding thioredoxin family protein — protein sequence MLMDRPEMLQSFFEKALPYEAFVSGGESLGHRTAWDQRYEQCALTADQQAMVAGFTRKMHVLCLTGTWCGDCALQGAAMQRVAEANPDCIDLRFVLRDEENAELVVKSPINAGFRVPVTWWLAEDFAPVACFGDRTLSRYRSMARKAFGEASGVVAEPPEDPVLAVRDEVVAEFERVHLLLRTSARLRKIHND from the coding sequence ATGCTGATGGACCGCCCCGAGATGTTGCAGAGCTTTTTCGAAAAGGCCCTCCCGTACGAAGCGTTTGTCTCTGGCGGCGAATCGCTGGGCCACCGCACGGCCTGGGACCAGCGGTACGAACAGTGTGCGTTGACTGCCGACCAGCAAGCGATGGTCGCCGGCTTCACCCGGAAGATGCACGTGCTATGTCTTACCGGCACGTGGTGCGGGGACTGCGCCCTGCAGGGCGCGGCCATGCAGCGGGTCGCCGAGGCCAACCCCGATTGTATCGACCTGCGGTTTGTGCTGCGAGACGAAGAGAACGCGGAGCTGGTGGTGAAGTCACCGATCAACGCGGGATTCCGTGTGCCGGTGACGTGGTGGTTGGCCGAGGACTTCGCGCCCGTGGCGTGTTTCGGCGACCGCACCCTGAGCCGATACCGATCGATGGCGCGCAAGGCGTTCGGCGAGGCGTCCGGCGTCGTCGCCGAGCCGCCGGAGGACCCGGTGTTGGCGGTGCGTGACGAAGTCGTCGCCGAGTTTGAGCGGGTGCACCTGCTGCTGCGGACGAGTGCTCGGCTGCGGAAGATCCACAACGATTAA
- a CDS encoding helix-turn-helix domain-containing protein, with translation MPNLNTVLGEEIRRLARKEIRAQVGATQKTVAKYRSEIAELKRRISDLERRLNYVEKQEKKRLGQPASAEESGAKRPRFSPGWVKKHREKLGISAADYGQLVGVSGLTIYNWEKGDSNPREKQLLAWGEIRNLGKREALKRLEMLED, from the coding sequence TTGCCGAATCTAAACACTGTTCTTGGCGAAGAAATCCGCCGTCTGGCCCGTAAAGAAATCCGTGCCCAAGTCGGCGCGACGCAAAAGACCGTGGCCAAATACCGCAGCGAAATCGCCGAACTCAAAAGGCGGATCAGCGACCTGGAACGCCGGCTGAACTACGTCGAGAAGCAAGAGAAGAAGCGCCTCGGCCAGCCCGCGTCGGCCGAGGAGTCCGGTGCCAAGCGTCCCCGCTTCAGCCCGGGCTGGGTCAAGAAACACCGCGAAAAACTCGGTATCAGCGCCGCCGACTACGGCCAGCTGGTCGGTGTTTCGGGCCTGACGATCTACAACTGGGAAAAGGGCGATTCCAACCCGCGCGAGAAGCAACTCCTGGCTTGGGGCGAGATCCGCAACCTCGGCAAACGCGAAGCACTCAAGCGTCTCGAAATGCTCGAAGACTAA
- a CDS encoding ion transporter, whose amino-acid sequence MRPWQRKLHDVIFEAETPAGRLFDVLLLIAILASVLAVVLESVESVDERYHTQLRVAEWSFTIVFTIEYVLRLICVQRPWRYARSFFGVVDLLAILPSFLSLLIPGSHELAVIRGLRLLRVFRIFKLARYLGEAEALVEGLKASRAKITVFLTTVLISVTIMGALMHLVEGPENGFVDIPHGIYWAIVTMTTVGFGDLTPMTGPGKFIASVMMVFGYSLIIVPTGIISAEIAVGKSRQNNTEACPHCMKVGHDRKAEYCDRCVGAL is encoded by the coding sequence ATGCGTCCCTGGCAGCGGAAGTTGCACGACGTCATCTTTGAAGCCGAGACCCCCGCAGGCCGGCTATTCGATGTGCTGCTGCTGATCGCCATCCTCGCCAGTGTGTTGGCGGTCGTCCTGGAGAGCGTGGAGAGCGTCGACGAGCGGTACCACACCCAGCTCCGCGTGGCGGAATGGTCGTTCACGATTGTGTTCACCATCGAGTACGTGCTGCGTTTGATCTGCGTGCAGCGGCCCTGGCGTTACGCCCGCAGCTTCTTCGGGGTGGTGGACCTGCTCGCCATTCTGCCGAGCTTCCTCAGCCTGCTGATCCCGGGGTCGCACGAGTTGGCGGTGATCCGCGGGCTCCGGTTGCTGCGGGTGTTCAGGATTTTCAAACTCGCGCGGTACCTCGGAGAGGCCGAGGCTTTAGTCGAAGGGCTCAAAGCCAGCCGGGCCAAGATCACGGTGTTCCTGACGACGGTGTTGATCAGCGTCACGATCATGGGCGCGCTGATGCACCTGGTCGAGGGGCCGGAGAACGGCTTTGTCGATATCCCGCACGGCATCTACTGGGCGATCGTGACCATGACCACGGTGGGGTTTGGCGACCTGACCCCGATGACCGGGCCGGGCAAGTTCATCGCGTCGGTGATGATGGTCTTCGGGTACAGCCTGATCATCGTGCCCACGGGCATCATCAGCGCCGAGATCGCGGTCGGGAAATCACGGCAGAACAACACCGAGGCCTGCCCGCACTGCATGAAGGTCGGCCACGACCGCAAGGCCGAGTACTGCGACCGCTGCGTCGGTGCGTTGTAG
- the arfB gene encoding alternative ribosome rescue aminoacyl-tRNA hydrolase ArfB has protein sequence MPTIPDDDSRAPIAPGVWLDESAMSFTFSRGGGPGGQNVNKVNTHATLTLPLEALENAMPAWAFARLCDAAGRYLADKPPRLVIHASDSRSQLANRRSCVLKLRQLIVAAMNRPRIRRPTRPSAAAKQRRLDAKKHRSQIKSQRRAPDDG, from the coding sequence ATGCCGACGATCCCCGACGATGATTCACGCGCCCCGATTGCGCCGGGGGTTTGGCTCGACGAGTCGGCGATGTCGTTTACGTTTTCGCGTGGCGGCGGGCCGGGCGGGCAGAACGTCAACAAGGTCAACACCCACGCCACGCTGACGCTGCCGCTGGAGGCGCTCGAAAACGCGATGCCGGCCTGGGCGTTTGCCCGTCTGTGTGATGCGGCGGGGCGGTATCTGGCCGACAAACCGCCGCGTCTGGTCATCCACGCCTCGGACAGCCGCAGCCAACTCGCCAACCGCCGGTCGTGCGTGCTCAAGCTCCGGCAACTCATCGTCGCCGCGATGAACCGCCCGCGCATCCGCCGGCCCACCCGCCCCAGCGCCGCCGCGAAGCAGCGCCGCCTCGACGCTAAGAAACACCGCAGCCAGATCAAGTCGCAGCGACGCGCTCCCGACGACGGTTGA
- a CDS encoding putative bifunctional diguanylate cyclase/phosphodiesterase, which translates to MADKPFGEAIGSMMSLCCKELGADRVYVLDTGAGDGRVIAAAERRGERISLSSPGPEESECLRDFWHPAVKDGGVYEDDQRLARPLMDEAGKPLGVIVLYWSQARQLPVTPNQIELVAACARWISGEWVRRAEVRRASDLAEQRHRAMVRGLSEGVFEWDLRSNEVEYSERWKQIVGYGDDEVVHKPDDWFNYVESSDLAQLEADLAMFMAGQTDSLRNQHRLTTITGEKRWVLCRAELVRDEAGEPIRMVGSISDTTEFKAAEAKLRHAAETDKLTGLPNRATLHTRLAQAIRRHKLTGGRRHYAMMFLDFDRFKVINDSLGHDAGDQLLIQIADRLRGQVRSTDTAARIGGDEFIILLEEVEDFDQVKRIADRLLEVFAEPFNIDGNEVTSTASIGIIDGGMGYEDPDAAICDADSAMYHAKSLGKARYAIFDKDMQDQSLKRLVLERELRQAIGTEQIFMAYQPIVTVAEGDVVGFEALVRWKHPEMGVVRPDHFIHVAEETGLIVPLGRWVLEESCRELMLIRQAMPGFEFTMNVNLSKRQLVQPDVVDMLVEVVENAGVDPQWIKLEITESVIMDGQAQVTVVLEEMRRRGFKLAMDDFGTGHSSLSCLHQFPIDVLKIDRSFVSSLDHHVEFAAVIQAIVTLAHTLGLTVVAEGIETMEQLAVLQALDCDSLQGYLFAKPLPLQEVLEFLSAPRSYMNSA; encoded by the coding sequence GTGGCCGACAAGCCCTTCGGCGAAGCGATCGGCTCGATGATGTCGCTGTGCTGCAAGGAGCTTGGAGCCGACCGGGTGTATGTGTTGGATACCGGTGCCGGAGACGGCCGGGTCATCGCCGCGGCCGAACGCCGTGGGGAGCGTATCTCGCTCTCGTCGCCGGGCCCCGAAGAATCCGAATGCCTCCGCGACTTCTGGCACCCCGCGGTGAAAGACGGCGGGGTGTACGAGGATGATCAACGTCTGGCACGGCCGCTGATGGATGAGGCCGGCAAGCCGTTGGGCGTGATCGTGCTCTACTGGAGCCAGGCCCGCCAACTGCCCGTGACGCCGAACCAGATCGAACTGGTGGCGGCGTGTGCGCGGTGGATCAGCGGGGAATGGGTGCGCCGCGCCGAGGTCCGACGTGCGAGCGATTTGGCCGAGCAGCGTCACCGCGCGATGGTTCGGGGGCTGAGCGAAGGGGTCTTCGAATGGGACCTGCGCTCCAACGAAGTCGAGTATTCCGAGCGGTGGAAACAGATCGTGGGTTACGGCGACGACGAAGTCGTCCACAAGCCCGACGACTGGTTCAACTACGTCGAGTCGAGCGACCTGGCGCAGCTCGAAGCGGATCTGGCGATGTTCATGGCCGGGCAGACCGATTCGCTGCGGAACCAGCACCGCCTCACGACCATCACCGGCGAGAAGCGTTGGGTCCTGTGCCGTGCAGAGCTCGTGCGTGACGAAGCCGGCGAGCCGATCCGCATGGTCGGGTCGATCAGCGACACCACCGAATTCAAGGCCGCCGAGGCCAAACTCCGCCACGCCGCGGAGACCGACAAACTCACGGGCCTGCCCAACCGCGCCACGCTGCACACCCGGCTGGCCCAGGCCATCCGTCGTCACAAGCTCACCGGCGGACGCCGCCACTACGCGATGATGTTCCTGGACTTCGACCGGTTCAAGGTCATCAACGACAGCCTCGGCCACGACGCGGGCGACCAACTGCTCATCCAGATCGCCGACCGCTTGCGCGGGCAGGTCCGTTCGACCGACACCGCCGCCCGGATCGGCGGGGACGAGTTCATCATCCTCCTCGAAGAGGTCGAGGATTTCGATCAGGTCAAACGCATCGCCGACCGCCTGCTGGAGGTCTTCGCCGAGCCGTTCAACATCGACGGCAACGAAGTCACCTCGACCGCGAGCATCGGCATCATCGACGGCGGCATGGGTTACGAAGACCCCGACGCCGCCATCTGCGACGCCGACTCGGCGATGTATCACGCCAAGTCGCTGGGCAAGGCGCGCTACGCCATCTTCGACAAGGACATGCAGGACCAATCGCTCAAACGCCTGGTCCTCGAACGCGAACTGCGTCAAGCCATCGGCACCGAACAGATCTTCATGGCCTACCAGCCCATCGTGACCGTCGCCGAGGGCGATGTCGTGGGGTTCGAGGCCCTGGTCCGCTGGAAGCACCCCGAGATGGGCGTGGTCCGCCCTGATCACTTCATCCACGTAGCCGAGGAAACCGGGCTCATCGTGCCGCTGGGCCGGTGGGTGCTCGAAGAGTCTTGCCGTGAACTCATGCTGATTCGCCAGGCGATGCCCGGGTTTGAGTTCACGATGAACGTCAACCTCTCCAAACGCCAACTTGTGCAGCCCGACGTCGTCGACATGCTCGTCGAGGTCGTGGAGAACGCCGGCGTCGATCCGCAGTGGATCAAGCTGGAGATCACCGAGTCGGTCATTATGGACGGCCAGGCACAGGTGACCGTGGTGCTCGAAGAGATGCGCCGCCGCGGCTTCAAGCTGGCCATGGACGACTTCGGCACGGGGCACTCCTCGCTGTCGTGCCTGCACCAGTTCCCGATCGATGTGCTGAAGATCGACCGCTCGTTTGTGAGCAGCCTCGACCACCACGTCGAGTTTGCCGCGGTGATCCAGGCGATCGTGACGCTCGCCCACACGCTGGGGCTCACCGTCGTAGCCGAGGGCATCGAGACGATGGAACAGTTGGCGGTGCTGCAGGCGCTCGACTGCGACAGCCTGCAGGGCTACCTGTTCGCCAAGCCGTTGCCGCTGCAGGAAGTGCTCGAATTCCTGAGCGCTCCCCGAAGCTACATGAATTCGGCTTAA
- a CDS encoding WG repeat-containing protein — protein MQATAQRIDERSGAPSKTLFIWTCLVWSGIVVALASPAQAQIHIPDPRTPLFGEVQNPDALKFANAGTGDDLIPLEINGYWGILNQNRRVVALPVFDWTDYGVDGLVRATRNGKTGMLIGNGKWRFDPEYAYLDRFEEGFAVFGNGEKYGFIDKAEKVRVGPEFDAALRFREGWAAVRKGNRCGFINKTFRPATDMRFTAVRSFHEGYAAVRLPISGAAQTSVSGATPSPTNEQEGDATLATPTPSTSDEPLPGTWGFLNKNGKVVYHDSSGQIEMLGDFNNGLARFRSGGLWGYMDKKFQVVLPPTYEGARDFTNGSAAVKLGGKWGYINRRFNVTIPFLYDLADDFDSTLAMVTLGGKKGYIGRTGRVEIEPQFDWAEPFRLGLARVGVGDSYGYIRTSGYVFYDPRVGQQGIIDITPREQFRASISTWKRFNRRLMPPAKRPAKPSPYAPEYQYDEGLWVGSPPEDIEPKKPNPPKETAPGETNPEDVERV, from the coding sequence ATGCAAGCCACTGCCCAACGTATTGATGAACGGAGCGGAGCGCCTTCCAAGACGCTTTTTATCTGGACTTGCTTGGTTTGGAGCGGGATCGTGGTCGCCTTGGCCTCGCCTGCCCAAGCTCAAATACACATCCCCGATCCGCGGACGCCCCTGTTTGGCGAAGTGCAAAACCCCGATGCTCTGAAGTTTGCGAACGCCGGGACCGGCGACGATCTGATCCCGCTGGAGATCAATGGCTACTGGGGCATCTTGAATCAGAACCGCCGGGTGGTGGCGTTGCCGGTGTTCGACTGGACCGATTACGGCGTCGACGGTTTGGTAAGGGCCACCCGCAACGGCAAGACCGGGATGCTCATCGGCAACGGCAAATGGCGTTTCGATCCCGAGTACGCCTACCTGGATCGTTTCGAAGAGGGCTTCGCGGTGTTCGGCAACGGAGAGAAGTACGGCTTCATCGACAAAGCCGAGAAGGTCCGCGTCGGCCCCGAGTTCGACGCGGCGCTGCGCTTCCGCGAGGGCTGGGCGGCGGTCCGCAAGGGCAACCGTTGCGGCTTCATCAACAAGACGTTTCGCCCCGCGACCGACATGCGGTTTACCGCGGTGCGTTCGTTCCACGAAGGCTACGCCGCGGTACGCTTGCCGATCAGCGGCGCCGCGCAAACCTCGGTTTCGGGAGCGACTCCCTCGCCGACGAACGAGCAAGAAGGCGACGCCACTCTGGCCACCCCAACACCATCCACTTCCGATGAACCGTTGCCGGGCACGTGGGGGTTCTTGAACAAGAACGGCAAGGTCGTCTACCACGACAGCTCCGGCCAGATCGAAATGCTGGGCGACTTCAACAACGGGCTGGCCCGCTTCCGCTCGGGCGGGTTGTGGGGCTACATGGACAAGAAGTTCCAGGTCGTCCTCCCGCCCACCTACGAAGGTGCGCGCGACTTCACCAACGGCAGCGCCGCGGTCAAGCTCGGCGGCAAGTGGGGCTACATCAATCGCCGATTCAACGTGACGATCCCGTTCCTCTACGACCTAGCGGATGACTTCGACAGCACGCTGGCGATGGTGACGCTGGGCGGGAAGAAGGGATACATCGGCCGGACCGGTCGCGTGGAGATCGAGCCCCAGTTCGACTGGGCCGAGCCGTTTCGTCTGGGTCTGGCACGCGTGGGGGTGGGCGACAGCTACGGCTACATCCGTACCTCGGGGTATGTGTTCTACGACCCGCGTGTTGGTCAACAGGGAATTATTGACATTACCCCGCGTGAGCAATTTCGGGCCAGCATTAGCACCTGGAAACGTTTCAATCGCCGGTTGATGCCGCCCGCCAAGCGCCCGGCCAAACCCTCGCCTTACGCCCCGGAATATCAGTACGACGAGGGGCTGTGGGTCGGCTCGCCCCCCGAAGATATCGAGCCGAAGAAGCCGAACCCCCCGAAAGAAACCGCCCCGGGCGAAACGAACCCGGAGGATGTTGAACGCGTATGA
- the hspQ gene encoding heat shock protein HspQ has translation MSQPHPTNRPDPQPDDFFPDILPAFTIGQCVVHRRYGYRGVIVDFDMSCHADEDWYNSNQTQPATDQPWYHVLVHGSTGNTYVAEENLLADATGQEVTHPLVTEFFGGYRAGQYERNDALWPSW, from the coding sequence ATGAGTCAGCCCCACCCCACGAATCGCCCCGACCCTCAACCGGACGATTTCTTCCCCGACATCTTGCCGGCGTTCACGATCGGTCAGTGCGTGGTGCACCGCCGCTACGGCTACCGTGGCGTCATCGTGGATTTCGACATGAGCTGTCACGCCGACGAGGATTGGTACAACAGCAACCAAACCCAACCCGCGACCGATCAGCCGTGGTACCACGTGCTGGTGCACGGGTCGACCGGCAACACGTACGTCGCTGAAGAAAACCTGCTGGCCGACGCCACCGGACAGGAAGTGACCCACCCGTTGGTCACCGAGTTTTTCGGCGGCTACCGGGCCGGGCAATACGAGCGGAACGATGCGCTTTGGCCGTCGTGGTGA
- a CDS encoding alpha/beta fold hydrolase gives MRELTLPAPLMLLPGLGADGDLFGPQRQAFGDAVTTPDWIDVKADNESIGRYAERWAESINQQIATFRTDRPWFLSGMSMGGMLALELIPHLDRKPAAVFLISSARSSPAATWWAKLAAGTTGPLKPNHVALMVKLGAIPFGIRDGQDDIGYKLLLKMAKQSDPARLKWAIGATAEWTYPGPSESLPNGDAFPAIYQIHGRHDWLIPLREDDCDMVIDRGRHLINLSHATTVNRWLFDRITELCGIDESTDPRVEDPDLTVMRRPELAAQF, from the coding sequence ATGCGAGAACTCACCCTCCCCGCTCCGTTGATGCTCCTGCCCGGCCTCGGGGCCGACGGCGACCTGTTCGGCCCGCAACGCCAGGCCTTCGGCGACGCCGTGACCACCCCCGATTGGATCGACGTCAAAGCCGACAACGAAAGCATCGGCCGATACGCCGAACGCTGGGCCGAGTCGATCAACCAACAGATCGCCACCTTCCGCACCGACCGCCCCTGGTTCCTCAGCGGGATGTCGATGGGTGGGATGCTCGCCCTGGAACTCATCCCCCACCTCGACCGCAAACCCGCCGCGGTCTTCCTGATCTCGTCGGCCCGCAGCAGCCCGGCCGCCACGTGGTGGGCCAAGCTCGCCGCCGGCACCACCGGACCGCTGAAACCCAATCACGTCGCGTTGATGGTGAAGCTCGGCGCGATCCCCTTCGGCATCCGCGATGGGCAGGACGACATCGGCTACAAGCTTCTTCTGAAGATGGCCAAGCAGTCCGACCCCGCCCGCCTCAAGTGGGCCATCGGCGCGACCGCCGAGTGGACCTATCCCGGCCCGAGCGAGTCCTTGCCCAACGGCGACGCGTTCCCCGCCATCTACCAGATCCACGGCCGACACGACTGGTTGATCCCGCTGCGCGAGGACGACTGCGACATGGTCATCGACCGCGGCCGACACCTGATCAACCTCAGCCACGCCACCACGGTGAACCGTTGGCTGTTTGATCGGATCACCGAGTTGTGCGGCATCGACGAGTCGACGGACCCGCGCGTCGAAGACCCCGACCTCACAGTCATGCGCCGCCCGGAACTCGCCGCGCAGTTCTAA
- a CDS encoding FKBP-type peptidyl-prolyl cis-trans isomerase, producing the protein MTSFSKTCLFALTAGVMAGPWAVVHADDADVAEVTGEAAAEAVEATEELVEQVEAASVEAAAEAAAAADDGFASDLERLSYAIGLNIGTSMKNDSLEIDPAVLAEAITASYTDAEGRMTMDQAMAFLQTYSQKMQQEQMEAALKEQQEALAANNAAAEAFFAENKDAEGVTTTESGLQYVITEKGDGPLPGPSDSVTVHYKGQLLGGEVFDSSYDRGEPATFPINGVIPGFGEGLQLMPVGSKGKLFIPGEIAYGMQGGPGGPNATLVFDVEIIATQPPATPAQLPALGD; encoded by the coding sequence GTGACTTCATTTTCCAAGACCTGTTTGTTTGCTCTGACCGCCGGCGTGATGGCTGGCCCTTGGGCGGTTGTTCACGCGGACGACGCCGACGTGGCCGAGGTGACCGGCGAGGCCGCCGCGGAAGCCGTCGAGGCGACCGAGGAGCTGGTCGAGCAAGTCGAAGCCGCGTCGGTTGAAGCCGCCGCCGAGGCAGCAGCCGCGGCCGACGACGGCTTCGCCAGCGACCTCGAACGCCTCAGCTACGCCATCGGCCTGAACATCGGCACCAGCATGAAGAACGACAGCCTGGAGATCGATCCCGCTGTCCTGGCCGAAGCCATCACTGCCAGCTACACTGACGCCGAAGGCCGCATGACCATGGACCAGGCCATGGCCTTCCTGCAGACCTACTCCCAGAAGATGCAGCAGGAACAGATGGAAGCCGCGCTCAAAGAGCAGCAGGAAGCGCTCGCAGCCAACAACGCCGCCGCCGAGGCCTTCTTCGCCGAGAACAAAGACGCCGAAGGCGTGACCACCACCGAGTCCGGCCTGCAGTATGTCATCACCGAAAAGGGTGACGGCCCGCTCCCCGGCCCCAGCGACAGTGTGACCGTTCACTACAAAGGCCAACTGCTCGGCGGCGAAGTCTTCGACTCGTCCTACGACCGCGGCGAGCCCGCCACCTTCCCGATCAACGGCGTCATCCCCGGCTTCGGCGAAGGCCTCCAGCTCATGCCCGTCGGCTCGAAGGGCAAGCTCTTCATCCCCGGCGAGATCGCCTACGGCATGCAGGGTGGCCCCGGCGGCCCCAACGCCACGCTCGTCTTCGACGTCGAGATCATCGCCACCCAGCCCCCGGCGACCCCCGCCCAGCTGCCCGCTCTGGGCGACTGA
- a CDS encoding transglutaminase family protein, giving the protein MNPSEPTPLHCRPQAFETLAEELDAIDTTRGLVRCAVAVSMHQLEEASPDDVEGEIVTLATSISDRVNSDQPQALLAHTHAVLFEEARFTGNTSDYYHPDNSYLPRVLETRQGLPITLVMVYKAVLETVGVRVLGINAPGHFLAGVSDLPENEKPGTPKLLIDPFHGGKMLNREEAFTRIEEIAGGSVLRDDSLLRPATHTEWLIRLIQNLVTAFDKLDQRDDMAAMLEMRALVESIR; this is encoded by the coding sequence ATGAACCCTTCCGAACCCACCCCGCTGCACTGCCGGCCCCAGGCCTTCGAGACCTTGGCCGAGGAACTCGACGCGATCGACACGACGCGTGGGCTGGTGCGTTGCGCGGTGGCCGTGTCGATGCATCAATTGGAAGAGGCAAGCCCCGACGACGTCGAGGGTGAGATCGTCACGCTGGCCACCTCGATCAGCGACCGGGTTAACTCCGATCAGCCCCAGGCGCTGCTCGCCCACACCCACGCGGTGCTGTTCGAAGAGGCCCGCTTCACCGGCAACACGTCCGACTACTACCACCCCGACAACAGCTACCTGCCCCGCGTGTTAGAGACCCGCCAGGGCCTGCCGATCACGCTCGTGATGGTGTACAAGGCGGTGCTCGAAACCGTCGGCGTGCGCGTCCTGGGCATCAACGCCCCGGGCCACTTCCTCGCCGGGGTCAGCGACCTGCCCGAAAACGAGAAGCCCGGCACGCCCAAGCTGCTGATCGATCCGTTCCACGGCGGGAAGATGCTCAACCGCGAAGAAGCCTTCACCCGCATCGAAGAAATCGCCGGCGGCAGCGTCCTCCGCGACGACTCGCTGCTCCGCCCCGCCACCCACACCGAGTGGCTCATCCGCCTGATCCAGAACCTGGTCACCGCGTTCGACAAGCTCGACCAACGCGACGACATGGCCGCCATGCTGGAGATGCGGGCGCTGGTTGAATCGATCCGCTAA